Within Nitrospirota bacterium, the genomic segment GCAAGAAGGCTGTCATCCATGCTCACCAGTCCAAGATCATAGACCATCGAGATGTACATGGCTTTTTGCTTTTCTGCCTCACTTGCCCCGAGTTTATCCATGATTCCAAATACTAAATCAGACAGAAGCTTCTCCTTTTTATAATACTTTTTTGTCACATCAACAAGATTTCCAAAGGATGCGATCATGCGGTTCAGCTCATCAGGATTGTAATCACCGGAATACAGCTTTGCGAGCAGGCCTGATATCCTTTCCGCAATGACCTGACCGATATAAAGATCCTTCTTGTCGAATACCTCGGAAGTTTTCTTGTTGTTCAGGTTCAGGATACCAATGACTTTATCATTGATCTTCAGCGGAAGAGAGAGAAGAGATTTCGTATTATACTGAGGGATATGCCTCCTCTTCAGGTCAAGTTTTTCAACATCTTCCACCAGGAGCGGCTTCCCCTCTGCTGCCACCCATCCGGCAATCTGCTCTCCGACATTGATTCTGGTATGACGGACTATCTCATCATCCAGTCCTTTCGCGCCCCTTATCGTAAGATCAGAGGTCAGCTCATCTTTGAGCATGATAGAGCATATATTGATGCTCAGCAGTTCTGAAACAAAATCCGCAAAGAGATCCATAATCATGTTGACAGACGTTTCGACGGTCTCCTGCATGCTCTTCGGAATCCTGATCACCACCAGAAAGTTGTCTGCGGAATTCTTTGCTTCAAATGTCCAGCCGTGTGCCTCTGCGGACTTTTTGGCGATGTACAGCCTCATTTCGTCAAAAGACCATTCCTTGTAAAAGAAATACTTGGATTTTGACAAATTGGCTATCACGTCCTCAGAGATGTTTCTCGAAGCAGACAATGAAATATGCAACACCGTGTCATCGCTGACTGACATCTCAATCGAATCGCCGTTTTCAAGATAATGCGACACTCCCTCCAGCAGATTGATAAACAGACTGCTTACCTTGATTTTGTCACCCGTGATGTCCTGAATGTGCCGGTCGACATTCAGCCTGAAGTCGATATTCTTCTCTTTCAGGATAATATTGAGACCCTTTGATTTTGTTATGTCATCAAGTAATCCAGAGAGATTGATCAGGGACTTTTTCATTACCATCGCCTCATTTTCGAGTCTGAGAAAATCAATGAGGTTTTCCACAATAGACACCAGGCCGTTTGTCTCATCGAGAATGATATTGCAGAACTCGTCAATTTTGTTCCTGTGCAATTTTTCCGAATGGAGAAGGAAATATACCGATCCCTTGATTGAATTGAGAGGAGAACGCAGTTCATGGGAAATACGGGTAATAAATTCGTTCTTATCCATGTCGGTTTCTATCAGCCTGCGGTTGATATCTTCAAGTTCAGCCGCCTTTTTTCTGAGCTGACTGATAAGAAAGGCATTTTCAAAAGCTATGGCAGCCTGATATGCGATGGCTTTCAGCAGTCTGAGTTCATCTTCCGTAAAATCCATGCCGTCAGTCTTGTCGTTGATGTTAATGACTCCCAGGAGGCTTTCCCCGCTGACAATGGAACATGAGATAAACGATTTGGTTTTATACCGGTCCCTTTTTGCCCGCCTGAACCGCTCATCCTTCTCGATGTCCTTCACGAGTACCGCATCATGATCCTGCGCTATTATCCCCGCAATACCCTCTCCGATTCTGATTTTGTAATTTCTGATAAAGAGGGGATCGAATCCCCGTGCAGCGAGGATATACAATTCGTTCATCTCGTTCTTCAGCATTAACGAGCCTTTTTCCGCATTGGTATATTCGATCGCACGGTCAAGTATGGTATATGCAAGGGAGATAATATCCTTGGTTGCAGCA encodes:
- a CDS encoding GAF domain-containing protein produces the protein METLQSFEKKFLILQEISSMIAATKDIISLAYTILDRAIEYTNAEKGSLMLKNEMNELYILAARGFDPLFIRNYKIRIGEGIAGIIAQDHDAVLVKDIEKDERFRRAKRDRYKTKSFISCSIVSGESLLGVININDKTDGMDFTEDELRLLKAIAYQAAIAFENAFLISQLRKKAAELEDINRRLIETDMDKNEFITRISHELRSPLNSIKGSVYFLLHSEKLHRNKIDEFCNIILDETNGLVSIVENLIDFLRLENEAMVMKKSLINLSGLLDDITKSKGLNIILKEKNIDFRLNVDRHIQDITGDKIKVSSLFINLLEGVSHYLENGDSIEMSVSDDTVLHISLSASRNISEDVIANLSKSKYFFYKEWSFDEMRLYIAKKSAEAHGWTFEAKNSADNFLVVIRIPKSMQETVETSVNMIMDLFADFVSELLSINICSIMLKDELTSDLTIRGAKGLDDEIVRHTRINVGEQIAGWVAAEGKPLLVEDVEKLDLKRRHIPQYNTKSLLSLPLKINDKVIGILNLNNKKTSEVFDKKDLYIGQVIAERISGLLAKLYSGDYNPDELNRMIASFGNLVDVTKKYYKKEKLLSDLVFGIMDKLGASEAEKQKAMYISMVYDLGLVSMDDSLLAKRELLSSDLQSLRQHPSMTVELLDAFEGSEEMKKAILHHHERYDGAGYPSGLKGAEIPLISRVISVVDSYRAMISEKPYRRSFSPEEALQDIKTGAGSRYDPDIVRAFEEVLKEEFL